In uncultured Ilyobacter sp., a genomic segment contains:
- a CDS encoding nitroreductase family protein — protein MNKILEVIKNRRSTRSYKEEQVKKDEIMALLEAGAWAPSGHNKQPWHFTVVQNKELIKKMSDRSKYTSKDAENEKIRKMANNPDFNIFHKAPTVIIVSHKNDAITPVEDISAATENILLQAESMGLGTCWSAFIFGIFRGPEKEEFIKDLEIPEGHTPHHAIAVGYPNAKVLNYPERKNDYFNFIK, from the coding sequence GTGAATAAAATACTAGAAGTAATAAAAAACAGAAGAAGCACAAGGTCATACAAAGAGGAACAAGTCAAAAAAGATGAAATTATGGCCTTATTAGAAGCAGGTGCTTGGGCTCCAAGCGGCCATAATAAGCAACCTTGGCACTTCACTGTGGTTCAGAATAAAGAACTCATTAAAAAGATGAGTGACAGATCGAAATATACATCAAAAGACGCAGAAAACGAAAAAATACGTAAAATGGCAAATAATCCTGATTTTAATATTTTTCATAAGGCTCCCACCGTAATAATTGTTTCTCATAAGAATGATGCCATTACTCCGGTAGAGGATATATCAGCAGCCACTGAAAACATCTTACTTCAAGCTGAATCTATGGGGCTTGGTACCTGCTGGAGTGCATTTATATTTGGGATATTCAGAGGTCCTGAAAAAGAAGAATTTATAAAAGATCTGGAAATTCCAGAAGGTCACACTCCGCATCACGCAATAGCAGTTGGTTATCCCAATGCAAAGGTACTTAATTATCCTGAAAGAAAAAACGATTATTTTAATTTTATAAAATAA
- the cysK gene encoding cysteine synthase A, which yields MIAKSLVDLIGNTPLLELSNYNKANELKAKVIAKLEYFNPLGSVKDRIGYAMIKDAEDRGIINKDSVIVESTSGNTGIALSFVAAAKGYRLILTMPDTMSVERRNLLKALGAELVLTPGSEGMKGSINKAKELAEDIPNAVILQQFENPANPDIHRKTTAEEIWRDTEGKVDIFIAGVGTGGTITGVGETLKGKNPDIKIIAVEPEDSPVLSGGKPGPHKIQGIGAGFVPTVLKESIIDEVFKVKNENAFETSRKLAKSEGLLVGISSGAALFAATEVGKRPENSGKNIVVLLPDTGERYLSTSLFKDE from the coding sequence ATGATAGCTAAGAGTTTAGTAGATTTAATAGGAAATACTCCATTACTGGAACTTTCAAATTATAATAAAGCCAATGAATTAAAGGCTAAGGTCATTGCAAAATTAGAATATTTTAATCCTTTAGGAAGTGTAAAAGACAGAATCGGCTATGCGATGATAAAGGATGCTGAAGATAGAGGAATTATAAATAAAGATAGCGTAATAGTAGAATCAACAAGTGGAAACACAGGTATAGCTCTTTCTTTTGTAGCTGCGGCTAAGGGATACAGGCTTATCTTGACCATGCCAGATACCATGAGTGTGGAAAGACGTAACCTGCTGAAAGCTCTAGGAGCTGAGCTTGTTTTGACACCTGGGTCAGAGGGAATGAAGGGTTCTATAAATAAGGCCAAGGAGTTAGCCGAGGATATTCCCAATGCCGTCATCTTGCAGCAGTTTGAAAATCCAGCCAACCCCGATATCCACAGAAAGACAACAGCAGAGGAGATATGGAGAGATACTGAGGGAAAAGTAGATATATTCATAGCAGGAGTCGGGACTGGAGGAACTATAACAGGAGTTGGTGAAACTCTCAAGGGAAAAAATCCAGATATAAAGATAATAGCTGTAGAGCCAGAGGACTCTCCGGTGCTTTCGGGAGGTAAACCCGGGCCTCATAAGATACAGGGTATAGGGGCTGGATTTGTGCCAACTGTGCTGAAAGAATCTATAATAGACGAGGTATTTAAGGTAAAAAATGAAAATGCCTTTGAAACTTCAAGAAAACTTGCTAAGTCAGAAGGGCTTCTGGTTGGAATATCCTCTGGGGCAGCACTTTTTGCAGCCACTGAAGTAGGCAAGAGACCTGAAAATTCTGGTAAAAATATAGTTGTTCTCCTTCCAGATACTGGGGAGAGGTATCTTTCTACATCTTTGTTTAAAGATGAATAA